TGTTTTGATAATGACTTGCCGCCTTTTCAATTTTTTGATGCACATAATCCCTAATCGCATCGGTGATTTCAATATTTTTGCTGTGGATGACAAGCTTCATGTAAACTCTCCCGCTCTATGTTTTTTTGTGAATTTTGTTTCGGATGACAAGGAAATGCGGTAAGATCTATGATTGCCGCCAGAATCTATCGTCAACGGATTTAGACTGACTACATCTAAGTTTTTGTGAGGTTTCGCCCATCTTTACCTCACGAACCTCTGCTGTGATTCCAATCGGTTGAAAAGCAATCAGAGATTACGCAGATTTCTTTGGTTTTTTGCTTGGTGAAGCCTTAATCGTTTTTCCTAAAATACACAAGTCTTTTTGCAATTCTTAATTTTGTATTTTCTGTCAACCATTGTTTAGGCGTCATCACCCAGTAGACTTATTTCTTTTTTGTTGGTGTGACAGTTCTTTTGTGAGAATTCCTCCCAACTCCATTGAGGTTATATATTCAAAATTAGCATCTTGTATTTTGGAAAACCAATTCCTTGACTTTCCTTTAAAATCCTTTGCATAGCTTGACATTTTTCACACCCTATTGGTTACAAGAGATACATTTTGCTCTGTATTCTGGTTGATTTTTTCTTTGTTTGTAACATGTCTTTGCACAACAATCGATGTTTGCTATATAACCAAGTAGTGATACCATACTCAGAGGCGCTGATATGGCAGCGCACCCTTCTAGCTGAGCGCATTCAAAACCCAAGCCTGGAAGATGTGCTAATCTTGCTAGAACATCCGCCTGTCTACACTTTGGGGCAAGGAGCCAATTCAGAATTTCTCAAATTTGACCAGACGACAAGTACCTATGAAGTGCATCGAGTTGAACGAGGTGGCGAAGTCACATACCATTGTCCCGGTCAACTGGTAGGATACCCAATTTTAAATTTGCAACATTACCATAAAGACTTACATTGGTACTTGCGTCAACTAGAAGAAGTCTTAATTCGTACACTCAAAATGTATGGCTTACAAGGAGAACGCAATCCTGGTTTTACTGGTGTTTGGTTAGAAGGGCGCAAAGTTGCTGCGATCGGTATTAAAGTCAGCCGTTGGATAACCATGCACGGCTTTGCATTAAATGTTTGTCCTGACATGAGCGGATTTGAGCGTATTGTACCCTGTGGTATTGCTGATAAACCTGTGGGTAGTTTAGCTCAGTGGATTCCTGATATTTCTTTATTGGAGGTACGCGCTCATGTGGCAAAGTGCTTTGCAGAAGTTTTTGAGGTTGAATTGATTGGTGATGATGTAAATGGAAGTTCTATCAGGTGCAAGTGGCAGGATGATAACCGCTTCTAAAAACCTACGCATATCTACGTATAAATTCGTAAATATAAGCAAGTCCAACTCTACGGTGTAAGTTCGCTCAATAACAAGTGCCTTTGGAGCTTGGTTCCCTTGCCTCGTGGCGCGGGTTCCTTGACCTCTAATCCCCAGTTAGAGATACTGAAATGAATTTCAGTACGAGACTTAAAAAAATATTCAATTTTTTGTTATTAGTTTGTGCCAAGTGTTTCAAGGGTTTCATGCCTGAGTTACTTTTGCATCCCGCACTAATCAAGCGTAATTGTATTATACACCTCCATCTGCAAAATTTTGGAAAAATCTTGGCAAAAATTCCAAGATTTGCCTAGATATGCAGAAAATTTATCGATCAGCAGGCAACCCCTGATAGCGTTTGTGATAGGCGTAGCCGTAGATGTGGTATTGAGCACGGGCGTTTTGACACATCTGTCCTTTCAGGCAGAACCAGGATCTATATAATACCAATTCAGTAAATATGTCATTGTTGCTTAAATTTATGTGACTTCTACGAAACTTTGCGAGTACCGGAAACTTTTCAAAGCCACGCAATAAGGAGGTTATCAGCAGCCCGTTGAGTGTACTGAGCAATGTAGTCTCAGACGTCATCAAATCACTGCTAATTAAGCTTCATTGCTGAGTTGAAAAGTAGGGCGACGACTCCATACGTAACAGGTTTAGAACATCGTGACTGATCTTAATCTTTTTTAAATTATTAAATACATAAAAATATACGTATAATAGCTGAGTAAATTTACAACTTTCGCCAATAACTGGGGGGCACATGGTAGTATCAGTTCTCAAGGAAGGCTCTACGGGACCAGAAGTCATAGATTTGCAGTTTATACTGAAATTTAGAGATGGAAAGAACGAGTTTGATCCAGGTGTAACAGACGGGTCGTTTGGTTCTAAAACTAAAGCTGCAGTGGTAAAGTTTCAGCAGAGTAGAAAGCTTACTGCTGATGGGATTGTAGGGGGAAAAACGTGGGAGGCTTTACGTCCTCGCTCTGATTGGCCGAAACAACCAGGAGAATTTTTGAGAGAAGGCGAAAAGGGCGAAGTCGTGAAACAACTCCAGGAAGGTTTAAAATCTGACGATGTTTATACCGGTGCCATAGACGGTATATTTGGTTCAAACACAAAAGCAGCCGTCATTAAAACACAAAAGTCTGGTGAGATAGACTCTAATACGGTAGGGGTTGTTGGTCCACTCACGTGGGGTGGAATTATCGGCGATTAATACAACAAGCTGTGTGAGAAGGAGTCAGAATTCAGAATATCCCCACGGATGAATCCGGAGGTAACAGGTGCGCGAAAATGCTTTTCTTCTCCACGGATGAATCCGGGGGCTATGCCTACGGCACGCTGAGTCGCAAGGGGACACCCTGCGCGAACGCTATTAAACCACTATTCATCCAACGACTTCTTTGATCATGTCTTAGCTTGAATTGGTCGCTGATGATGCTGTAAGTAAACTACCTACGGTTGCTATTAGTCGGGGGATGTTGCGTTTTTAACCCACAATTCCTGAGGTAGCGCGTTGGGCGGGTTTCCCGACTTGTAGCGCCTGCCGTCTCGACGCCATAATCTTTGATTTGGCGCGAGCCTCCTTGCGGAAATAGGTGAAGAAAAGTATGGAACCAGTGGTAACAAAACGGTTAATTATACGCCGTATGGCACAGACAGATTTGCTTGATTTTCTGACATATCAAACTCACCCTGAGGTTTTACGATATACGCCTATAGAACCACTTACCGAAGAGCGAGGAATGGGCTTTCTTACCCGACAAGCAGTAGTGGAAATTGGCGATGAGGGCGGTTATATCGCGTTTGCCATTCAGCATATAGGCGACGCCAAAATGATTGGCGAGGTTAGCATGAACCTATTGCCAAAAGCGCAAAGTAAGGGCGAAATCGGGTGGTCACTTCACCCGAGTTATCAGGGACATGGTTATGCAACAGAGGCGGCACAAGTATTACTCACCTATGGCTTTGCACACCGCAAGTTACACCGAATCACCTCGATCTGCGACACACGTAATACAGCATCCTTTCGGCTTATGGAACGTCTTGGCATGAGGCGTGAAGGGCATTTACGGCAAAGCCAATTCATCAAAGGCGAATGGCAAGACGAGTATATCTACGCCTTATTGCATGACGAGTGGCTTGCCCGCCAGAGTGTCATCGCTGACGGCTATAATTTGCGTCAATGAATGTTTACTCTCCTCCTCTGCGTTCTCTGCGCCTCTGCGGTTCGTTAATCCTCCAACAACTCCAACAACTCCCCTTCACTCAACTGACGAACACCCAACTCTTGCGCCTTTACCAACTTAGAACCCGCCTCTTCACCCACAACCAAAAAATCTGTTTTCTTACTCACAGAATCCGTCACCTTTCCACCAGCCTTCTGAATCAACTCCTTCGCCTCATCCCGCTTCAAAGTAGGAAGCGTACCAGTAATCACAAAAGTTTTCCCAGCAAACTTTTGATGACTCTGACTCACCGCAGTTTCCTCCACAGCACCAGCAAATTGCAACCCAGCATCTTTCAACCGAGAAATCAAACTTTGATTTGCACTGATGTGGAACCACTGGTGTACAGACTGAGCAATTTCCTCACCGATACCGTGAACAGTTTCAATATCTGCTTGTGAAGCTTGCGCCAACTGTTCCACCGTGGGAAACTTCTGTGTCAACAATTGAGCATTCACGCTACCAACGTGACGAATACCCAAACCATACAACACGCGTGACCAAGGTTGGTTTTTTGATTGGGCGATCGCCTCCACCAACTTCTGTGCCAACTTTTTCCCCATCCGCTCCAATGCACATAACTTTTCTTCTGTCAAGTTGTACACATCGGCAACAGAATGCACCACTCCTTTATCCACAAGTTGATGCACCAGTTTTTCGCCCATACCCTTGATATCCAAAGCATCGCGACTCACCCAATGTTCGATCGCCCCCTTCAGGATAGCTGGACAAGAAATATTAACGCAGCGAGTCACCGCTTCTCCCATCTCCCGAACCACTGCACTTGAGCAAACCGGACAATGGGAAGGCATAACAAAGCTTTGAGCATTCTCAGGACGGAGTTCTTTAAGAACCCGCACGACTTCTGGAATAATTTCCCCAGCTTTACGGACAATAACTGTATCACCAATCCGGATATCTAATTGAGCAATACGGTCAGCATTATGTAGGGTAGCACGAGAAACCGTTGTCCCTGCGAGTTGCACAGGGTGCATTTGAGCAAGAGGAGTCAGCGCCCCCGTTCTTCCCACGTTGACAGCAATATTTTCTACACGGGTGGGTGCTTCTTCTGCTGCATATTTTAGGGCGATCGCCCAACGGGGAAACTTTTGCGTAAACCCCAGTTGTTCCTGCAGCTTAAAAGAATTCAGCTTTACCACCACCCCATCTGTCATGTAAGGCAAATTCAGCCTTTCGGTGTCCCAGTATCCATAATACTGTGCAACATCTTCCAGAGAAGGACAAAGCTTATGGTTAGGGTTGACGCGAAACCCCAACTTTTGTAACAATTCCAGAGCTTCCCACTGAGTATTAGCGATACTAGCATCATCTCTACCAGGAATATGTAGCGTGTAGGCAAAGAAATCTAACCGTCGTCGGGCTACAGTTCGGGAGTCTAATTGTCTGAGGGTTCCAGCAGCAGCGTTTCGAGGATTAGCAAAGACTGCTTCACCGACTTTTTGCCTTTCCTCATTGATTTGTTTAAACACTTCCAAAGGTAAAAACGCTTCACCTCGCACCTCTATCCTCTCTGGAAGAGAGTTTTCACGTAATGTCTCTACATTCAAGCGCAAGGGAATTGA
This portion of the Brasilonema sennae CENA114 genome encodes:
- a CDS encoding GNAT family N-acetyltransferase; amino-acid sequence: MEPVVTKRLIIRRMAQTDLLDFLTYQTHPEVLRYTPIEPLTEERGMGFLTRQAVVEIGDEGGYIAFAIQHIGDAKMIGEVSMNLLPKAQSKGEIGWSLHPSYQGHGYATEAAQVLLTYGFAHRKLHRITSICDTRNTASFRLMERLGMRREGHLRQSQFIKGEWQDEYIYALLHDEWLARQSVIADGYNLRQ
- a CDS encoding peptidoglycan-binding domain-containing protein; amino-acid sequence: MVVSVLKEGSTGPEVIDLQFILKFRDGKNEFDPGVTDGSFGSKTKAAVVKFQQSRKLTADGIVGGKTWEALRPRSDWPKQPGEFLREGEKGEVVKQLQEGLKSDDVYTGAIDGIFGSNTKAAVIKTQKSGEIDSNTVGVVGPLTWGGIIGD
- the ligA gene encoding NAD-dependent DNA ligase LigA, which codes for MDVVQAINTEAKQRVQELRQLLQKASLAYYVLDSPIMEDAVYDQLYRELQQLENQYPELVAPDSPTQRVGEKPATQFLSVRHNVPLYSLENAFNIDELKAWEGRWRRQAPNVGEVEYVCELKIDGSALALTYENGILTRGATRGDGVMGEDITQNVRTIRSIPLRLNVETLRENSLPERIEVRGEAFLPLEVFKQINEERQKVGEAVFANPRNAAAGTLRQLDSRTVARRRLDFFAYTLHIPGRDDASIANTQWEALELLQKLGFRVNPNHKLCPSLEDVAQYYGYWDTERLNLPYMTDGVVVKLNSFKLQEQLGFTQKFPRWAIALKYAAEEAPTRVENIAVNVGRTGALTPLAQMHPVQLAGTTVSRATLHNADRIAQLDIRIGDTVIVRKAGEIIPEVVRVLKELRPENAQSFVMPSHCPVCSSAVVREMGEAVTRCVNISCPAILKGAIEHWVSRDALDIKGMGEKLVHQLVDKGVVHSVADVYNLTEEKLCALERMGKKLAQKLVEAIAQSKNQPWSRVLYGLGIRHVGSVNAQLLTQKFPTVEQLAQASQADIETVHGIGEEIAQSVHQWFHISANQSLISRLKDAGLQFAGAVEETAVSQSHQKFAGKTFVITGTLPTLKRDEAKELIQKAGGKVTDSVSKKTDFLVVGEEAGSKLVKAQELGVRQLSEGELLELLED
- the lipB gene encoding lipoyl(octanoyl) transferase LipB produces the protein MSLHNNRCLLYNQVVIPYSEALIWQRTLLAERIQNPSLEDVLILLEHPPVYTLGQGANSEFLKFDQTTSTYEVHRVERGGEVTYHCPGQLVGYPILNLQHYHKDLHWYLRQLEEVLIRTLKMYGLQGERNPGFTGVWLEGRKVAAIGIKVSRWITMHGFALNVCPDMSGFERIVPCGIADKPVGSLAQWIPDISLLEVRAHVAKCFAEVFEVELIGDDVNGSSIRCKWQDDNRF